The following are encoded together in the Methanosarcina flavescens genome:
- a CDS encoding molybdopterin synthase, whose translation MKVISVVGYKKSGKTALVSALVRNLSGLGTVGTVKHMGEQRLNPADTDTGRHFDAGADVVIGITGTEAAGTELVSFSRNFNLEHALDQLCDQGIDFAVVEGFKESKLPKIVIGDLQEISNVVFRVPTDIDMHEELTSSLVGVALAQPDRYTLEALIKKARKNPAIRKAGAIGTFTGIVRELAGNERTSKLEFEKYEPEASKALDCIREDLKKKEGILEVLIHHKTGVIKAGEDIVYIVIAAAHRTELFPALNEAIERIKAEAPIWKKEFTEKEEFWVHDRE comes from the coding sequence ATGAAAGTCATCTCAGTTGTCGGGTATAAGAAATCGGGCAAAACTGCCCTTGTCTCCGCTCTTGTCCGAAACCTTTCCGGGCTCGGGACCGTAGGCACTGTAAAACATATGGGGGAACAGCGTCTCAATCCCGCAGATACCGATACGGGAAGGCACTTTGATGCAGGCGCTGACGTGGTAATAGGAATAACAGGCACGGAAGCAGCAGGAACCGAACTTGTCAGCTTTTCCAGGAATTTTAATCTTGAGCATGCACTTGACCAGCTTTGCGACCAGGGCATAGATTTTGCCGTGGTAGAAGGTTTTAAGGAGAGCAAGCTCCCGAAAATCGTGATTGGCGATCTGCAGGAAATTTCAAATGTAGTTTTTAGAGTGCCTACCGATATTGATATGCATGAAGAGCTTACATCCTCCCTTGTAGGAGTCGCCCTTGCCCAGCCAGACCGCTATACCCTGGAAGCCCTTATAAAGAAAGCCCGGAAAAATCCTGCCATCCGAAAAGCAGGCGCAATCGGCACTTTTACCGGAATAGTCCGCGAGCTGGCAGGAAATGAAAGAACCTCAAAGCTCGAGTTCGAGAAATACGAACCCGAAGCCTCAAAAGCCCTTGACTGCATCCGGGAAGACCTGAAAAAGAAAGAAGGCATCCTTGAAGTCCTGATCCATCACAAAACAGGCGTTATCAAAGCCGGAGAAGACATAGTCTACATCGTCATCGCAGCCGCCCACAGAACCGAACTTTTCCCTGCACTCAACGAAGCCATAGAACGCATAAAAGCCGAAGCCCCTATCTGGAAGAAAGAATTTACGGAAAAAGAAGAATTCTGGGTGCACGACAGAGAATAA